From Fundidesulfovibrio terrae, a single genomic window includes:
- a CDS encoding monovalent cation:proton antiporter family protein, whose protein sequence is MDIPLLPELVVILAMSVAVMFACHKIGLPPIVGFLVAGVICGPGGFGLVKSVHQVEMIAEIGVVFLLFSIGMELSTSELLRLKRPVFLGGSAQVVLTIVAFGGLALLLDPSPSMGRAVFVGFLAALSSTAIVLKELQNRAELESPQGRVSLSILIFQDLAIVPMMLLTPFLGGQGGDLLPSLGMMLVKGAGVVVLVLVLAKYAVPRLFLSVARVRSRELFLMATIVFCMSVAFLTAGVGLSLSLGAFLAGLMLSESEYALNAMEGVLPFKDIFTSLFFVSVGMLVDVSYIVGHPAHVFFWSVMVMVMKILAAGGAVLILGYPLRVAILGSMALAQVGEFSFVLAKVGLDTGLMNRDAYQNFLASSVLTMAVTPWLIQLAPKVAGRICKVPKPREVKAEEHEELRDHIIVVGYGPGGRQIVHAVKRAGIPFIVLEMNIDTVRRERKEGVPIRYGDASYPAVLEHAGIKQARVLVLVVSDPAAVRRMVATARALNRNLNIIVRTRFVGEAPELLELGASEVVPEEFETSIEIFTRVLVEYLVPNQTIERLILTARGSNYRMLRTPDIPLDGQKLLTPQLTGMDLAVFTVEDASPLAGKTLEEAGIRREHALTVVAVDRDGTTHMNPDGSFAIQAGDKAYVFGRQEDVVDKAWLFSAA, encoded by the coding sequence CCGTCATGTTCGCCTGCCACAAGATCGGCCTGCCTCCCATCGTGGGTTTCCTGGTGGCTGGCGTCATCTGCGGCCCGGGCGGCTTCGGCCTGGTGAAGTCCGTGCACCAGGTGGAGATGATCGCCGAGATCGGCGTGGTGTTTCTGCTGTTCTCCATCGGAATGGAACTCTCCACGTCGGAACTGTTGCGCCTGAAACGGCCAGTGTTCCTGGGCGGATCAGCGCAGGTGGTGCTCACCATCGTCGCGTTCGGCGGTCTCGCGCTGCTCCTTGATCCCAGCCCGAGCATGGGCAGGGCGGTGTTCGTAGGCTTTCTGGCGGCGTTGTCCTCCACGGCCATCGTGCTCAAGGAGCTCCAGAACCGCGCCGAGCTGGAAAGCCCCCAGGGCCGCGTGAGCCTCTCCATACTCATCTTTCAGGACCTGGCCATCGTACCCATGATGCTGCTCACGCCGTTTCTTGGCGGCCAGGGAGGGGACCTCCTGCCGTCGCTCGGCATGATGCTCGTCAAGGGCGCCGGGGTGGTCGTTCTTGTGCTGGTGTTGGCCAAGTACGCCGTTCCCCGCCTGTTTCTCTCCGTGGCCAGGGTGCGAAGCCGTGAGCTTTTCCTCATGGCCACCATCGTGTTCTGCATGTCGGTGGCGTTTCTCACGGCCGGGGTGGGCCTCTCCCTTTCCCTAGGAGCTTTTCTGGCGGGGCTCATGCTGTCCGAATCCGAGTACGCCCTGAACGCCATGGAGGGCGTTCTGCCCTTCAAGGATATCTTCACCAGCCTGTTTTTCGTGTCCGTGGGAATGCTGGTGGACGTAAGCTACATCGTGGGCCATCCAGCGCATGTTTTCTTCTGGTCCGTGATGGTCATGGTGATGAAGATACTCGCTGCCGGAGGGGCCGTACTGATCCTGGGATATCCGCTCCGGGTGGCGATACTGGGAAGCATGGCCCTGGCCCAGGTGGGAGAGTTCTCCTTCGTGCTGGCCAAGGTGGGCCTGGACACTGGGCTCATGAACCGCGACGCCTACCAGAACTTCCTGGCATCCAGCGTGCTGACCATGGCGGTGACGCCTTGGCTCATCCAGCTTGCGCCCAAGGTGGCGGGACGGATCTGCAAGGTCCCCAAGCCCAGGGAGGTCAAGGCCGAGGAGCACGAGGAGCTGCGCGACCACATAATCGTCGTGGGCTACGGCCCCGGCGGCCGTCAGATCGTGCACGCGGTCAAGCGGGCGGGAATCCCCTTCATCGTGCTGGAGATGAACATCGACACGGTGCGGCGCGAACGCAAGGAGGGCGTGCCCATCCGCTACGGTGACGCCTCCTATCCGGCGGTGCTTGAGCACGCCGGGATCAAGCAGGCCCGGGTACTGGTGCTGGTCGTGTCCGATCCGGCGGCCGTGCGGCGCATGGTGGCGACGGCAAGGGCGCTCAACCGCAACCTGAATATCATCGTACGTACCCGGTTCGTGGGCGAGGCCCCGGAACTCCTTGAGCTGGGAGCGTCCGAGGTGGTGCCCGAGGAGTTCGAGACTTCCATCGAGATATTCACCCGCGTTCTTGTGGAGTACCTGGTGCCCAACCAGACCATCGAGCGCTTGATCCTTACGGCGCGCGGGTCCAACTACCGGATGCTGCGCACCCCGGACATTCCGCTGGACGGCCAGAAGCTCCTGACGCCGCAGCTGACCGGCATGGACCTGGCGGTGTTCACCGTGGAGGATGCCTCGCCGCTGGCAGGCAAGACCCTGGAGGAAGCTGGGATACGCCGCGAGCACGCGCTTACTGTGGTGGCCGTGGACCGCGACGGCACGACGCACATGAACCCGGACGGCTCCTTCGCCATCCAGGCCGGGGACAAGGCGTACGTGTTCGGCCGCCAGGAGGACGTGGTGGACAAGGCCTGGCTGTTCTCGGCCGCCTGA